One part of the Moraxella sp. FZFQ2102 genome encodes these proteins:
- the purE gene encoding 5-(carboxyamino)imidazole ribonucleotide mutase, with protein sequence MSSSDQPAPITSPVGTPKVGIIMGSQSDWATMREAAQILADFGVAFECEVVSAHRTPDKLFDYAKAAKGKGLQVIIAGAGGAAHLPGMCASQTALPVLGVPVKSSTLSGWDSLLSIVQMPKGVAVGTLAIGTAGAFNAGLLAIQILALHDERLAAQLDAFRTKQTQTVLANPIPGIIN encoded by the coding sequence ATGTCATCGAGCGATCAACCTGCACCAATCACTTCGCCAGTCGGCACGCCAAAAGTCGGCATCATCATGGGCTCACAGTCTGACTGGGCGACGATGCGTGAAGCGGCTCAGATTTTGGCGGATTTTGGGGTGGCATTTGAGTGCGAAGTCGTCTCTGCCCACCGTACGCCGGACAAGTTATTTGACTATGCCAAAGCTGCCAAAGGCAAAGGCCTACAAGTCATCATCGCAGGTGCAGGCGGTGCTGCTCATCTACCAGGGATGTGTGCTAGCCAGACCGCTCTACCTGTGCTAGGCGTACCTGTCAAATCCAGCACGCTCTCCGGTTGGGACAGCTTATTATCCATCGTACAGATGCCAAAAGGCGTCGCTGTCGGCACGCTTGCCATCGGTACAGCAGGGGCGTTCAACGCAGGCTTACTTGCTATCCAAATCCTAGCTCTGCATGATGAGCGTCTAGCGGCACAGCTTGATGCCTTTAGAACCAAACAAACCCAGACCGTGCTTGCCAATCCAATCCCAGGGATTATCAACTAA
- a CDS encoding 5-(carboxyamino)imidazole ribonucleotide synthase — MTNSLHTIGILGGGQLGMMLAEAALPLGYRCVFLEDADNPPAALYGQVFKTHELDAFISSSDVFTLEFENTPVDTARKLGELTDKGGLFPPARALEVAQDRLNEKTLFNQLDIATVPFMAVHTLDDIKTAADTLGLPLVLKTSRGGYDGKGQFVLKSVDAISDAWATLGDATKSAPLIAEGFINFSREVSIIAVRSKTGEIRYYPLVENVHTNGILAKTTAPAADTEHLTAQAQSNIQKLLEHLDYVGVMALELFVTDDGVLANEIAPRVHNSGHWSIEGAHCSQFENHIRAVAGLPLGDTAISHPSVMLNVIGKYPSRADVLAIDGVHYHHYHKSERDGRKIAHITVMTGDEHQADAVANAERLLVNC; from the coding sequence ATGACAAATTCACTTCACACCATCGGCATTCTAGGTGGTGGACAATTGGGCATGATGCTTGCCGAAGCTGCTTTGCCACTTGGTTATCGCTGTGTATTTCTCGAAGATGCGGACAACCCGCCTGCTGCCTTGTACGGTCAAGTTTTTAAGACGCACGAACTGGACGCCTTTATCAGTTCAAGTGATGTATTTACCCTAGAGTTTGAAAATACCCCTGTCGATACCGCGCGCAAGCTAGGCGAGCTGACCGACAAAGGCGGATTATTTCCCCCTGCTCGTGCGCTCGAAGTCGCCCAAGACCGCCTAAACGAAAAAACATTGTTCAATCAGCTTGACATCGCCACCGTGCCATTTATGGCGGTGCATACGCTTGACGACATCAAGACCGCTGCCGATACCCTAGGCTTGCCACTGGTACTCAAGACCAGTCGTGGTGGCTATGATGGCAAAGGGCAATTCGTCCTAAAATCCGTTGATGCCATCAGCGACGCTTGGGCGACACTGGGCGATGCGACCAAATCAGCACCGCTGATTGCCGAAGGGTTTATCAACTTTAGCCGTGAAGTCTCCATCATCGCTGTGCGTAGCAAGACAGGCGAAATCCGCTATTATCCACTGGTCGAAAATGTCCACACAAACGGCATTCTTGCCAAGACCACCGCCCCTGCTGCCGATACTGAGCATCTGACCGCTCAAGCACAGTCAAATATCCAAAAACTGCTCGAGCATCTGGACTATGTCGGCGTGATGGCACTGGAGCTATTTGTCACAGATGATGGCGTACTTGCCAATGAAATCGCCCCACGCGTGCACAACTCAGGACACTGGAGCATCGAAGGGGCACACTGTAGCCAGTTTGAGAACCATATCCGTGCCGTCGCAGGCCTACCGCTTGGCGATACCGCCATCAGCCATCCATCGGTGATGCTCAATGTCATTGGCAAATACCCAAGCCGTGCCGATGTGCTTGCCATCGATGGCGTACACTATCACCACTATCACAAGTCCGAACGAGATGGCCGCAAAATCGCCCACATCACGGTGATGACTGGTGATGAACATCAAGCGGATGCGGTGGCAAACGCCGAACGCCTATTGGTGAACTGCTAA
- a CDS encoding DUF188 domain-containing protein, which translates to MKLYIDADAIPAIAKELIIKTANRTGVSTIFVANRPTRLPPSPHLSSVVVADGFDVADDYIAQAVTSGDGVITSDIPLASEVLDKGGWAMTARGEVFSLETIKLKLNSRDFMDMMRGTGVLDPSQMGGQKPYSDKDKKAFADGLNRLVKPTKNS; encoded by the coding sequence ATGAAACTGTATATCGACGCTGATGCTATTCCTGCCATCGCCAAAGAGCTCATCATCAAGACCGCCAATCGCACAGGTGTGTCCACCATCTTTGTCGCCAATCGCCCCACTCGCCTGCCACCATCACCGCACCTATCATCAGTCGTGGTCGCTGATGGCTTTGATGTGGCAGATGATTATATCGCCCAAGCGGTGACATCTGGAGACGGTGTCATCACAAGCGACATCCCCTTGGCCAGTGAAGTGCTTGACAAAGGCGGCTGGGCAATGACGGCACGGGGCGAAGTGTTTAGCCTTGAGACAATCAAACTTAAGCTCAATAGCCGTGATTTTATGGACATGATGCGTGGCACAGGCGTGCTTGATCCTAGCCAAATGGGCGGTCAAAAGCCGTATTCGGATAAGGACAAAAAGGCGTTTGCCGATGGGCTAAATCGCTTGGTCAAACCTACCAAGAATAGTTAA
- a CDS encoding AI-2E family transporter: MIEQWTKESIIQRLLTFILLTILIILCFQVVQFFISPMIWAAILAYVTFPLYRFFYQKVQFSSTFSALIMTAGVSLMIGVPLLIGVFFLQQEVISFYSMAVRRLQAGYVDLPESIKNLPVIGQQIKNALWEINKDPEASMATVRNWVQSHLYYGKMAFDAVLKNLAKLGMALMTLFFFYRDGLSLVRQIRQALRNVIGDRIDHYINSVTATTRAVVYGIGLTALAQALLAGIGYAIAGAPNPILLTIITFMVAMIPFGTPFAWGGVALWLLSQGHTTEGIGLGLWGILVISWVDNLIRPMVISGATKIPFILIFIGVLGGLTAFGFVGLFIGPVLLAIMLAVWREWVSQHKNEIFASTKTGFPVADGKALLADTTPAPVINHDAINTEDASTDTTTDTMTDTKKDS, encoded by the coding sequence ATGATCGAACAATGGACCAAAGAGAGCATTATTCAACGGCTACTGACTTTTATTTTACTGACCATTTTGATCATTCTGTGCTTTCAGGTGGTGCAGTTTTTTATTTCGCCGATGATTTGGGCGGCGATTTTGGCATATGTCACATTTCCATTGTATCGATTTTTTTATCAAAAAGTTCAATTTAGCTCAACTTTTAGCGCCTTAATCATGACGGCAGGCGTCTCGCTGATGATTGGCGTGCCGCTACTGATTGGCGTGTTTTTCTTGCAACAAGAAGTCATCAGTTTTTATAGTATGGCGGTGCGTCGCCTACAAGCTGGCTATGTGGATCTGCCAGAAAGCATCAAAAACTTGCCCGTCATCGGTCAACAAATCAAAAACGCCCTTTGGGAAATCAACAAAGACCCTGAAGCATCCATGGCGACCGTGCGTAACTGGGTGCAGTCGCATCTGTATTATGGCAAAATGGCGTTCGATGCGGTACTAAAGAACCTTGCCAAGCTTGGCATGGCGTTGATGACGCTGTTTTTCTTTTATCGTGATGGCCTCAGTCTCGTGCGACAAATTCGCCAAGCACTGCGTAATGTCATCGGCGATCGCATTGATCATTATATCAATTCGGTGACTGCCACGACGCGTGCGGTGGTCTATGGGATTGGCTTGACAGCACTTGCCCAAGCATTGCTGGCTGGTATCGGCTATGCCATCGCTGGTGCACCCAACCCAATACTACTGACCATCATCACTTTTATGGTGGCGATGATTCCTTTTGGTACGCCATTTGCTTGGGGTGGTGTGGCATTATGGCTACTGTCTCAAGGCCATACCACTGAAGGGATTGGTCTTGGATTGTGGGGGATTTTGGTGATCAGCTGGGTGGATAATCTGATTCGCCCAATGGTCATCAGCGGTGCGACCAAGATTCCGTTTATTTTGATTTTTATTGGTGTACTTGGTGGCTTGACGGCATTTGGCTTTGTAGGGTTGTTCATAGGTCCTGTACTACTTGCCATCATGCTTGCTGTTTGGCGTGAATGGGTCAGTCAGCACAAAAATGAAATTTTTGCCAGTACCAAGACTGGATTTCCTGTAGCAGATGGCAAGGCATTGCTGGCCGATACCACGCCCGCACCCGTTATCAATCACGATGCCATCAATACCGAAGATGCATCTACTGATACGACCACCGACACCATGACTGATACCAAAAAGGATAGCTGA
- a CDS encoding 4-phosphoerythronate dehydrogenase: MLTVLADENIANIDDYLHHHDIKVIKLKGRDINRDALLAHQPDALFIRSVTQVSAANLGELSALPLKFVGSATIGTDHVDTDFLAQYGITFANAAGCSKYSVAQYVITAILHTYPSYRTTPIRLGIIGLGNIGSTLADYAKQLGWQIYGYDPFITPSEINHATLDSVLDCDVISIHTPLTHTGDYPTHQLINQDTLSRMSPSALLINTARGEIIDEVAILGDIARTHRKVILDVFPSEPTISTPLMDALHLATPHIAGYTLEGKLRGTDMIYQAFCQSFGITTIQKLEPLLPPNPYRFDDLIHQLGGSDTDRAVLAQFYDIIKDDASLRAVCTDTGIQGADFDHLRKTYQLRREWL; this comes from the coding sequence ATGCTGACCGTACTAGCCGATGAGAATATCGCCAATATTGACGACTACCTGCACCATCATGACATCAAGGTCATCAAGCTAAAGGGTCGTGACATCAACCGTGATGCCTTACTGGCACATCAGCCTGACGCACTGTTTATCCGCTCGGTGACACAGGTGAGTGCGGCGAATTTGGGGGAATTATCCGCCCTACCACTGAAGTTCGTTGGCTCTGCCACCATTGGCACTGATCATGTGGATACGGATTTTTTGGCACAGTATGGCATCACGTTTGCCAATGCTGCTGGCTGTAGCAAGTACTCAGTCGCCCAATATGTCATCACTGCCATTTTGCACACTTATCCGAGCTATCGTACCACGCCGATACGCCTAGGCATCATCGGACTTGGCAATATCGGCAGTACTTTGGCGGATTATGCCAAGCAGCTCGGTTGGCAAATCTATGGCTACGATCCCTTCATCACACCATCAGAGATCAATCATGCCACACTTGATAGCGTGCTTGACTGTGATGTCATCAGTATCCATACACCACTGACGCACACAGGCGATTATCCAACCCATCAGCTGATCAATCAAGACACGCTCTCACGGATGTCTCCATCTGCACTACTGATTAATACCGCTCGGGGTGAGATCATCGATGAAGTTGCCATACTAGGCGACATCGCACGCACCCATCGCAAGGTTATCCTAGATGTATTCCCTAGTGAGCCTACCATCAGCACGCCACTGATGGACGCACTACACCTAGCCACACCGCATATCGCAGGCTATACGCTTGAAGGTAAACTGCGTGGCACAGATATGATTTATCAGGCATTTTGCCAGTCATTTGGCATCACAACTATTCAAAAACTTGAACCACTCCTACCGCCCAATCCGTATCGGTTTGATGACTTAATCCATCAGCTAGGTGGCAGTGATACTGACCGAGCAGTGCTGGCACAGTTTTATGACATCATCAAAGATGACGCGAGCCTACGAGCGGTCTGCACTGATACAGGCATACAAGGTGCGGACTTTGACCATCTGCGTAAAACTTATCAGCTACGCCGTGAGTGGCTTTAA
- the epmA gene encoding EF-P lysine aminoacylase EpmA: MMTDYQPTLSLINAQKKAAFLRKIREFFYQRDVMEVTTPILSNRSNTDVFIESVSVNFHQQGRPKTGYLHTSPEFAMKRLLATYQVPMYQLCQVFRDNEKGHKHNIEFTMLEWYRPRFDLDMLADELQALLTTVFGTPMDMIKLSYADTFIKTMQIHPLSASIEMLRACALSHGITLDMGDDHQGWLDLLFSHLVEPTLGFGTPTLITDYPPATASLAKMSVDADGHQVAKRFELYINGIEIANAYDELADGKALRQRFEQDNAQRTALGLPVMPIDEHLLAACDDLPECSGIALGVDRLFMVVSGLTDISQSIAIMTERA, encoded by the coding sequence ATGATGACCGACTACCAACCCACTTTATCCCTGATCAATGCCCAAAAAAAGGCAGCGTTTTTACGCAAGATTCGAGAGTTTTTTTATCAGCGTGATGTCATGGAAGTCACTACGCCGATTTTGTCCAATCGTAGCAATACCGATGTATTTATCGAGTCGGTATCGGTGAATTTTCATCAACAAGGTCGCCCAAAAACAGGCTATCTACATACCTCGCCTGAGTTCGCCATGAAGCGACTGCTTGCCACTTATCAAGTACCGATGTATCAGCTGTGCCAAGTGTTTCGGGATAATGAAAAAGGGCATAAGCATAACATCGAATTTACCATGCTTGAATGGTATCGCCCGAGATTTGATTTAGATATGCTGGCTGATGAGTTGCAGGCACTACTGACGACCGTATTTGGTACGCCAATGGATATGATAAAGCTGAGCTATGCTGATACTTTTATCAAGACCATGCAGATTCATCCCCTATCCGCCAGTATCGAGATGCTAAGAGCCTGTGCCCTATCGCATGGCATCACGCTGGATATGGGTGATGATCATCAAGGTTGGCTGGATTTGTTATTTAGCCATCTTGTTGAGCCGACATTGGGCTTTGGGACGCCGACGCTCATCACCGACTATCCGCCTGCGACTGCATCACTTGCCAAGATGTCAGTAGATGCCGACGGTCATCAAGTCGCCAAACGCTTTGAGCTGTATATCAACGGCATCGAGATTGCCAATGCATATGATGAACTGGCCGATGGCAAAGCACTAAGGCAACGCTTCGAGCAGGATAATGCACAGCGTACAGCACTTGGGCTGCCAGTCATGCCGATTGATGAGCATCTGTTGGCAGCGTGTGATGATTTGCCTGAGTGTAGTGGCATTGCCCTTGGTGTGGATCGATTATTTATGGTGGTCTCAGGTCTTACTGACATCAGTCAGTCGATTGCGATAATGACTGAGAGAGCATAA
- a CDS encoding CoA ester lyase → MTNSTKTLYLFVPATRLDRVAKAAATGANVVIIDLEDTVTDAQKTDVRADLIVFDQSSEHRYWLRVNASYSPDHAYDLDCVTNLNHVDGIILPKCQNAEQVEHLYQACNLPVIAVIENPVGVANIAKIAAAKGLYAMSFGCLDLLHSHGVRMGSKAAGVLFDKIRTDLLIHSLANSVHPPIETVFVDFNDEQGLMACVRHWADFGFGGQMAIHPKQIAIMQKALSISEDELNFANKILAEYQRTGDTVFAIDGKMVDLPLILWAKDVLGDA, encoded by the coding sequence ATGACAAATTCTACTAAGACCTTATACTTATTTGTGCCTGCCACGCGTCTTGATCGAGTAGCAAAAGCAGCGGCAACGGGTGCAAATGTCGTGATCATTGATCTTGAAGATACGGTGACTGATGCACAAAAAACGGATGTGCGCGCCGATCTGATTGTCTTTGATCAATCAAGCGAGCATCGCTATTGGCTGCGTGTCAATGCCAGTTACAGTCCTGATCATGCTTATGATCTAGATTGTGTGACAAATCTTAACCATGTCGATGGCATCATCCTACCAAAATGCCAAAATGCTGAGCAGGTCGAGCATTTGTATCAAGCGTGTAATCTGCCTGTGATTGCTGTGATCGAAAATCCTGTCGGTGTGGCAAATATCGCCAAGATTGCAGCGGCAAAAGGCTTGTATGCGATGAGTTTTGGTTGTTTAGATTTATTACACTCTCATGGCGTGCGTATGGGGTCAAAGGCGGCAGGTGTGCTGTTTGATAAAATTCGTACCGATCTGCTCATACATTCACTTGCCAATAGTGTGCATCCGCCGATTGAGACAGTGTTTGTAGATTTTAATGATGAACAAGGCTTGATGGCGTGCGTGCGTCATTGGGCAGATTTTGGCTTTGGTGGACAGATGGCGATTCATCCTAAGCAGATTGCCATCATGCAAAAAGCACTGTCCATTAGTGAAGATGAGCTAAACTTTGCCAATAAAATCCTAGCAGAATATCAGCGTACAGGCGATACGGTGTTTGCTATTGATGGCAAGATGGTGGATTTGCCATTGATATTGTGGGCAAAAGATGTGTTGGGCGACGCTTAA
- a CDS encoding IS1595 family transposase: MKITRCKLSKKVQVKLLEFFVLEVTARSAADLLEIHHNSAALFYHKIRLVIEYRLNLEACELFDGEVELDESYFGGIRKGKRGRAAAGKVAVFGLLKRNGKVYTACVKDTKAKTLMPIIASKIKPDSVVYTDSYRSYNALDVSDFKHFRINHSKEFANNHNHINGIENFWSQSKRILRKYNGIDKKHFHLFIKECEFRFNYGTPSNQLRLLRKWCGV, from the coding sequence ATGAAGATAACCCGTTGTAAATTAAGTAAAAAAGTTCAAGTTAAACTGCTTGAATTTTTTGTGCTTGAAGTCACCGCAAGATCAGCTGCTGATTTGTTAGAGATACATCATAATTCAGCTGCTTTGTTTTATCATAAAATTCGCTTGGTGATTGAATATCGCTTAAACCTTGAAGCTTGTGAATTATTTGACGGTGAAGTAGAATTGGATGAAAGCTATTTCGGTGGCATTCGTAAAGGCAAGCGTGGGCGTGCTGCTGCTGGCAAAGTTGCCGTATTTGGTCTTTTAAAACGCAATGGTAAGGTTTATACTGCCTGTGTTAAAGATACCAAAGCTAAGACATTAATGCCTATTATTGCCAGTAAAATCAAACCTGATAGCGTGGTTTATACAGATAGCTATCGAAGTTATAATGCTTTAGATGTGAGTGATTTTAAACACTTTAGAATTAATCATTCCAAAGAATTTGCAAACAATCATAATCACATTAACGGCATTGAAAACTTTTGGTCGCAATCCAAACGCATTCTAAGAAAATATAACGGTATTGACAAAAAGCATTTTCATTTATTTATCAAAGAATGCGAGTTTAGATTTAACTATGGCACACCATCCAATCAATTAAGATTGTTAAGAAAATGGTGTGGGGTTTAG
- the minC gene encoding septum site-determining protein MinC translates to MSQPAITLFGKMLTFSRLKITHNDLGQIRTELAKVLEDNPIADGLPIVIDSEVDLELDALVDMLWLLNVQPIGVVSGELDDQARELRLAIFPADGKRIERLPNTDSIRPTAEKPMARTEDTSANKSADTAPSDAPISAAAASTQQGTTLTTAQDHSLQIKSAIHTQMLRSGQSLQHLGGDLTVIGGVNDGAEAITDNSLHIYGRGLGRLVAGATGDQNARIFCQKFNPSLVSVAGTYCLRDAIPPEMIDQAVQVTYDEKQGLVFTLLTQL, encoded by the coding sequence ATGAGCCAACCCGCCATCACCCTTTTTGGCAAAATGCTGACCTTTAGCCGTCTGAAAATCACCCACAATGACCTTGGGCAAATTCGCACCGAGCTTGCCAAAGTGCTAGAAGACAATCCGATCGCCGATGGCTTGCCAATCGTTATTGACAGTGAAGTTGATCTTGAGCTCGATGCCTTGGTGGATATGCTGTGGCTACTGAATGTGCAGCCGATTGGTGTGGTCAGCGGCGAGCTTGATGATCAGGCGCGCGAACTGCGTTTGGCGATTTTCCCAGCCGATGGCAAGCGCATCGAACGCCTGCCAAATACCGACAGCATCCGCCCGACTGCCGAAAAACCTATGGCGCGCACAGAAGACACATCAGCCAATAAGAGCGCCGATACCGCGCCAAGCGATGCGCCGATTTCTGCAGCGGCAGCAAGCACCCAGCAAGGCACTACCCTAACCACCGCCCAAGATCACAGCCTGCAGATCAAAAGTGCGATCCACACACAAATGCTGCGTTCAGGTCAGAGTCTGCAGCACCTTGGCGGCGATTTGACCGTCATCGGCGGTGTCAATGACGGCGCTGAAGCCATCACCGATAATAGCCTGCACATCTATGGTCGCGGCTTGGGTCGCTTGGTCGCAGGCGCAACAGGCGATCAAAACGCGCGTATTTTCTGCCAAAAATTCAACCCATCATTGGTCTCGGTCGCTGGCACTTATTGCCTACGCGATGCCATTCCACCTGAGATGATTGATCAGGCAGTGCAAGTGACTTATGATGAAAAACAAGGCTTGGTATTTACGCTATTGACCCAGCTTTGA
- the minD gene encoding septum site-determining protein MinD, which yields MAKIVVVTSGKGGVGKTTTSASFGAGLAKRGFKTVIIDFDVGLRNLDLIMGCENRIVYDFVDVISGNAKLTQALVKDKQYENLFILPASQTRDKDALTDEGVAKVMKELSEDLEFDYIICDSPAGIERGAQLAMYHADEALIVTNPEVSSVRDSDRIIGILQSRTKKVEEGGSVREHLVITRYNPKRVVDGEMMDIHTIADEILRVPLIGVIPESNAVLDASNQGTPVINFTDSPAGQCYEDIVARFLGEEVPLRHLEVKKKGFFERLFGG from the coding sequence GTGGCAAAAATCGTCGTAGTAACTTCAGGTAAAGGTGGCGTCGGCAAAACCACTACCAGCGCATCATTTGGCGCAGGTCTTGCCAAGCGTGGCTTTAAAACTGTCATCATCGACTTCGATGTGGGTCTGCGTAATCTTGACTTGATCATGGGCTGCGAAAACCGCATCGTTTATGACTTTGTCGATGTCATCAGCGGCAATGCCAAGCTGACCCAAGCTTTGGTCAAAGACAAGCAATACGAAAACCTATTCATCCTACCAGCATCACAGACGCGCGACAAAGACGCACTGACCGATGAAGGCGTCGCCAAAGTGATGAAAGAGCTGAGCGAAGATTTAGAATTTGACTACATCATCTGCGACAGCCCTGCAGGTATTGAGCGCGGCGCACAGCTTGCCATGTATCATGCTGACGAAGCGCTAATCGTCACCAACCCAGAAGTCTCATCAGTACGCGACTCTGACCGCATCATCGGCATCCTACAAAGCCGCACCAAGAAAGTCGAAGAAGGTGGCAGCGTGCGCGAGCACCTAGTCATCACCCGCTACAATCCAAAGCGCGTGGTCGATGGCGAAATGATGGACATCCACACCATCGCTGACGAAATCCTACGCGTGCCATTGATCGGCGTTATCCCAGAGAGTAATGCCGTCCTTGATGCATCAAACCAAGGTACGCCAGTGATCAACTTCACTGACTCACCAGCAGGTCAATGCTACGAAGACATCGTCGCGCGCTTCTTGGGTGAAGAAGTGCCACTTCGCCACCTAGAAGTGAAGAAAAAAGGTTTCTTTGAACGACTGTTTGGGGGTTAA
- the minE gene encoding cell division topological specificity factor MinE, with product MKKGFWSSLFGGGTSSQSSADIAKDRLKVIVASHDRLNTRLTAERIEQMKREILAVVGKYVNGVNIDDLNINHRHEDSVDVLEMNISLPDRKSA from the coding sequence ATGAAAAAGGGATTTTGGAGCTCGCTATTTGGTGGCGGCACAAGCAGCCAAAGCAGTGCTGACATCGCCAAAGACCGCTTAAAAGTCATCGTCGCAAGCCATGACCGCCTAAACACTCGCCTAACCGCCGAGCGTATCGAGCAGATGAAGCGCGAAATCTTGGCAGTCGTCGGCAAATATGTCAATGGCGTCAATATCGATGATCTGAACATCAATCACCGCCACGAAGACAGCGTCGATGTTCTAGAAATGAACATCAGCCTGCCTGATCGCAAATCGGCTTAA